In Choloepus didactylus isolate mChoDid1 chromosome 6, mChoDid1.pri, whole genome shotgun sequence, one DNA window encodes the following:
- the LOC119536541 gene encoding olfactory receptor 4B1-like codes for MASTNVTEFIFTGLFQDPEVQRVCFVVFLLVYLATVGSNGLIVLIISISKSLNSPMYFFLSFLSLVEISYSSTIVPKFITDLLATIKSISLEGCLTQLFFSHFLGVTEILLLVVMAYDRYVAICKPLHYTTIMSRQLCHVLVTGSWLGGFLHSMIQILITIQLPFCGPNVIDHYFCDLQPLFKLACTDTFVVGVIVFANSGLFSVCSFLILVSSYIIILVHLRNHSAEGRRKALSSCASHITVVLLFFGPAIFLYMRPSSTFTEDKLVAVLYTVITPMLNPIIYTLRNAEVKNAIWRLWGKKVNLGI; via the coding sequence ATGGCCAGTACAAATGTGACTGAGTTCATTTTTACCGGCCTTTTCCAGGATCCAGAGGTGCAGAGAGTCTGCTTTGTGGTGTTTCTTCTTGTGTACCTGGCCACGGTGGGGAGCAATGGCCTCATCGTCCTCATAATCAGCATCAGCAAGAGTCTGAattcccccatgtacttcttccttagCTTCCTGTCCCTGGTGGAGATCAGTTACTCCTCTACAATTGTCCCCAAATTCATTACAGACTTACTTGCCACGATCAAGTCCATTTCCCTGGAGGGCTGTCTGACTCAGTTGTTCTTCTCCCACTTCCTTGGGGTCACTGAGATCCTTTTGCTGGTGGTGATGGCTTATGACCGCTATGTTGCCATCTGCAAGCCTCTTCATTATACGACCATTATGAGCCGTCAACTGTGTCATGTACTAGTTACTGGTTCCTGGCTGGGGGGCTTTTTACACTCCATGATTCAGATTCTCATCACCATCCAATTGCCCTTCTGTGGCCCCAACGTCATTGACCACTACTTTTGTGACCTCCAGCCATTATTCAAGCTTGCGTGCACTGACACTTTTGTTGTGGGGGTTATTGTGTTTGCCAACAGTGGCTTATTCTCTGTCTGCTCCTTCCTCATCTTGGTGTCCTCCTATATCATCATCCTGGTCCACTTGAGGAACCATTCTGCAGAGGGGAGGCGCAAAGCCCTCTCCTCCTGTGCCTCCCACATCACAGTGGTCCTATTGTTCTTTGGACCTGCCATCTTCCTCTATATGCGGCCATCCTCCACCTTCACTGAGGACAAACTGGTGGCTGTATTATACACAGTGATCACCCCCATGTTGAACCCCATCATCTACACACTCAGAAATGCAGAGGTGAAAAATGCCATATGGAGGTTGTGGGGCAAAAAAGTGAACTTGGGGATATAG